GCAGGTGGCCGACGGCGAGGTCGTCGCGCGCGTCGACCAGGTAGCGGTGCTGGGGCACGAAGAGGTTGAAGTGGCCGAAGGCCATCAGGTCGCCCAGGCGGCGGTCGGCGGCCGCGAGCCCGTCGGCCCAGGGGCGCACGTGGTCGTCGTAGAAGGCGTCGAAGTGGTCGAGGAAGTCGGCCGGGCCGGCGAAACGGTCGAGGCCGAGTTCGGCCGCGAGGTCCGGGTTGCCGACCGCGCCGCGCCACAGCACCGACGGGCGCCCGCCCAGCCAGGCGAAGGCGCTGACCAGGCGGTCGAGGGGCTCGCGGATCACGGCCACGGTCCGGGCGTGGTCGGCGGTGGGCAGGGTGGCCAGCGGGCGGTGGGTGCGCACCGCCAGGCGGTCGGCGGGCAGATGCTCCTGCAGGACCCGCGTGAGGCTGGTGCCGGCCGTCTTGGCGATGTGGATGAACACCACGGGCGTGTCGGGGGCGGCGCTCACGGCTCGCCGCACACGGCGGCGACGGCCGCGGGCAGGCGCGCGATGCGGCGCGCCGCGTAGTCGAAGCTCACCAGGCCGGTCTCGACCAGGGCGATCGGGTCGGCGCCGCCGTCGGGCCGCGGCCGGGTGACGCGGCAGGCCAGCCGGAAGCCGCTGCGCCCGGCCTCGACCGCACCCAGTTCGAACGCGAGCTCGTCGCCGGCGAAGCCCTCGCCCTGGTACACCACCGCGGCGTCGGCCATGATCAGGCTCGCGCCGGCGCAGTCCAGTTCGCTCCAGCCGTGGGACGCCAGCCAGGCCACCCGCGCCTCGTGCACGAGGGAGAGCAGGCGGTCGTTGCCCAGGTGCCCGCCGTAGTTCAGGTCGGTGGTGCGCACGCTCTGGTGCATGCGGAAGGGGTAGGCGTCGAGCGGCTGCAGTTGCACGCGGGGCATGGCCCCTCCTTTCGGGTTCAGCCCACCAGCACGCCCGCGATGGTGGCGGTCAGCCACGAGGCCAGGGCGCCGCCGAACATGGCGCGCAGGCCGAGGGCCGCCACGTCGGCGCGGCGGCCCGGCGCGATGGTGCCGATGCCGCCGATCTGGATGGCGATGCTGCTGAAGTTGGCGAAGCCGCACAGGGCGTAGGTGGCGATGACCACGCTGCGCGGCGAGAGGGTGCCGGCGTGCATGGCGTCGCCGAGGGCGATGTAGCCCATGAACTCGTTGACGGCGATCTTGGTCCCGAGCAGGTTGCCGAAGACGTGGGCCTCGGCCCAGGGCACGCCCATGACCCAGGCCACCGGCGAGAACACCCAGCCGAAGATCTTCTCCAGCGAGAGCCCGACCCAGCCCAGGCCGTAGTTCACCATGGCCACCAGCGCGATGAAGGCCAGCAGCATGGCGCCCACGTTGGCGGCCAGGCGCAGGCCCACGCCGGCGCCGCCCGCCGCGGCGTCGAGCACGTTGGCGTACTCGCGGGGCACCTGCAGGTCGACCGTGCCGCGGGTGGGCGAGGGTTCGGTCTCCGGGAACATGATCTTGGCGACGACCAGCGCCGCCGGCGCCGACATGACGCTCGCCGAGAGCAGGTGGCCGGCGTCGATGCCGAAGCGCACGTAGGCCGCCATGACCCCGCCCGCCACGGTGGCGAAGCCGCCGACCATGACCGCCATGAGCTCGCTGCGGGTCATGGTGGGCAGGTAGGGCTGGATCACGAAGGGGGCCTCGGTCTGGCCCACGAAGATGTTCGCCGCGCAGCTGAGCGACTCCGAGCCGCTGGTGCCCATGGTGCGCTGCATGACCCAGGCCACGCCCGTGATGATGCGCTGCATGAGGCCCAGGTGGTACATCAGGGCCATCAGGCTGCTGAAGAAGATGATCGTCGGCAGGATGTGGATCACGAAGACCGTGCCGATGGGCATCAGCTGCCCGCTGACCGAGTTGGTGACCTGGATGTAGCCGGCCTCGGGGTTGGCGAAGGCCACGAGATCCTCGCCGGTGCGGTAGAGGTTGCCCCACATGAAGGCCGCGCCGGCGTCGGTGAAGCCGAGCAGGCGGGTGACGAAGCTGCGCGCCGCGCCGAAGACGACCTGGCCCCAGGGCGTGCGCAGCAGCAGCACCGCCAGCAGGAACTGCAGGCCCAGCCCCCAGCCGACCACGCGCCAGGGGAAGCGGCGCCGGTTGTTGCTCGAGGCCCAGGCCAGACCGAGCAGCACGAAGATGCCGAGGAGGGAGACGAGGTTCTGCACGGGTGGTCGGCTCCGGAAAGGGGGAGAAGCGGCTGTCCAGATGCCGATTATCGGGAATCGGCCCGGAGCGGTCCACCTCGATTTTGCCATCGCGATTGATGGGCCGGCGCCGATGCCGTAGATTCAGGTCATGAAGGGGATCGCGCCACACCACGCGGCGATCCGGCTCCCCCGGATCCGACCGCAGCACCTCGGACCGCCGGCCTGCGCGCTGGCGCTGGTGGTGCTGCTGATGCTCGGCGCCGGCTGCCGCGACGAGGCGCCGGTGGCGCCGCCCGGCGGCGACGAGCCGCCGGAGATCAACTTCGCCTTCCTGCCCACGGCCCAGGGCCAGCGGATCACGACCCGCGACACGCTGCGATTCCTCGTCACCACCGACGCCCCTGCCGGCTGCACCTGCGCCTGGCGCCTCGGCGACGATCCGGTCTCCGCCACCGAGGCCTACACCTTCGTGCCCAGCGCGCCGGGCATCGACACGCTGCGGGTCGCCGCCGCCGTCGACCGGGCGACCAGCACCTACTACTGGGTGATCGAGACGGTCGAGTTCGACGTGCCGCTGCCGCCGGTGGTGCCGCTGATCACCGCCCGCGAAGGCACCGCGCCGGGCGAGGCCATCGTCACCTGGCAGCAGGTCGTCGACGCGGAAGTGCGCGTGGTCGGCTACGCGTTCGCGGCGTCGCCCGACGGGCCCCTGACCGAGGAGAACTGGGAGCAGAACGAGCAGGGGCGGGTGCCGTTCGTGCCCGAGACACCGTTCTACGTGGAGATCCTCGACGGGGAGGCCGGGCTGGTGCCCGGCCAGATGGCGTGGTTCTACGTGCGGTCGTACGACGTCTACGGGCGCCTGTCGCGGCTGGGCAACAGCGCGCGCACGCGGGTGCCCGGCGAGTGGTGGCTCTCGGGCAGCCTGGTCGACGGGGCCGGGGCGCCGGTGGCCGGCCAGGAGGTGCGCGTGGACGGCGATCGCCTCGGGGTGCTCTCGGCAGCCGACGGGACCTTCCGCCTCGGCCCCCTGCTCGACCTCGATCCGACCGGCGCCATCCGCGTGGTCGGCTCGGACATCCCGGACGAGGGCTGGTGCGGCTTCACGTCGGGCGCACTGGACACCATGAGCGGCAACGACGTGCGGATCGTCATGTTGCCGCGCCGCGACCTCGCCGACGGCTGCGACTTCTACGAAGGCGAGTGGCTGCCGTTCTTCCGGCACATGACGAACACCCGCATCGTGGCCACCGACCCGGCGGCGAGCCTGCTCTGGTCGTGGCCCGAATATCCGGTCGACGTGTGGGTGCCCGAAGGGTCGGGCTTCTCGGGGCTCGACTTCGCGGCGGCCATGCGCGCGGCCATGGCCACCTGGAACCTGCACCTCGGGGAGGAATACCTGCGCGAAGCCGCCGACGAGGCCTCGGCGGACGTGATCTGCGAGTACGTGGACGACCTGCCCGGCGCCTTCGGCAAGGTCACCCTGACGGCCCCGGCGGGATACAACCTCAGCGAGATCATCCCCCAGCGCATGCTGCTGCGCCTGGACCGGGGCATCACCGGACAGGACGTCCTGGACATCGTCACGCTGCACGAACTGGGTCACGTCCTCGGCCTGGCCAACCACGTGGCGTGCGGCAACGGCGGCTACCTCATGACCCTCGGCCTGGCCGTGGCCAACCTCGACCTGCCCGTGCCCATCCACATCGACGAGCTCGATGCGGTGCGCGCCCTGCGCCAGCTGCCCCAGGGCACGAACATGGCGCTGTACCGCGTCGGGCCGTGAGGGCGGGCCGCCGGCGGCGCCCCGCGGTGTCCGGCTACCCGTCCGTCCCATCCTCCGCATACGCCGGATACTCCGTGTAGCCCGCCGGATCCTGACCCGGCGCGTACCACGTCGCCATGTCCGACAGCGGCGCCTCGGGCCAGCCGTGGCGCCAGCGCGCGGGCAGGTCCGGGTTGGTGATGAAGGGGCGGCCGACGGCGATCAGGTCGGCGGCGCCGCGGGCCACGGCGGCGGCGGCGGTGTCGCGGTCGTAGCCGCAGGCGCCGATGAGGGTGCCGGGGAAGACGGCGCGGAAGTCCTCGAGGGTCATGGGGTCGCCGAGCTGGTGGAAACCGAAGGCGAGCCCGTCGACCACGTGCAGGTAGGCCAGGTCGAGCTTGCCGAGCTGGGTGGCGGCGTAGGTGAACTGGGCGCGGAAGTCGGGCGAGCCCATGTCGTTGAAGGCGCCGTTGGGGGACAGGCGCACGCCCACGCGGCCGGGGGCGAAGGCCTCGAGGCAGGCCACGACCACCTCGCCGAGCAGGCGGTAGCGGTTCTCGACGCTGCCGCCGTAGGCGTCGGTGCGGTGGTTGGTCTTCGACTGGAGGAACTGGTCGAGCAGGTAGCCGTTGGCCGCGTGCACCTCGACGCCGTCGAAGCCGGCGCGCTCGGCGCGGGCGGCGGCCGCCGCGTAGTCGGCCACGACGAGGGCCATCTCCTCGCGGGCCAGCGCGCGCGGGGTCTCGTAGGGCTTGCGGCCCGCCGGCGTGTGGATGCCGTCGCCCTCGAGGCGCACCGCCGAGGCCGAGACGGGCAGCTCGCCGTCGTGGAAGTCGCTGTGCGAGGCGCGGCCCATGTGCCAGAGCTGCAGGAAGATGCGGCCGCCGGCGGCGTGCACCGCGTCGGTCACCTGGCGCCACGAGGCCTCCTGCTCGTCGGTGTAGATGCCCGGCGCACCGACCCAGCCGTTGCCCTGCGTCGAGACCGAGGTGGCCTCGGTGATGAGCAGACCCGCGCCCGCGCGCTGGGTGTAGTACGCGGCCATCAGCGGCGTGGCGATGCGCCCGGGCCCCGCCTTGGAGCGGGTCATGGGCGCCATGGCGATGCGGTTGGCCAGGCTGAGGGGACCGACGCGGACGGCGTCGAAGAGGCTCGGCGAGGAGGGGGACATGGTGTTCCTTTCGCGCGCCCGGGAAGCGGAGCGGGGCCCCGCGCGGGATCGGCCGCGGCGCGCCGGCGGCCGATCCGGAATGGATGTTCTCGAACGGCCTTCGCCGCTCCACCCCCGGATCCACCGGCCATGATAGCTGCAAGGTGGTTGGGCCGCCTCCCGTTGCGACGCCCCGGGGGGCGGCCTAGATTGTGGAACGATCGATCTGGGTCCCCGAAGGGAGTGTCCGTGCCCCGCCCCCGCAGTTTCGACGCCGACGAGGTCCTGGCCGGGGCCGTGGCCATGTTCCGGGCCCACGGCTACGAGCGGACCAGCGTGCCCGAGCTCACCGAGCGCCTGGGCATCTGCCGGCAGAGCCTGTACGCCACCTTCGGCGACAAGCGCGGCCTCTACCTGCAGGCCCTGGCCGCCTGGGGCCGCGACGAGGTCGACGGCAAGCTGGCCCTGCTGGCGGCCGAAGGCTCACCCCTCGCCCACGTGCGCACGCTGGTGCGGGGCTTCGCCGCCCTGGCGTCCACCTGCCCGGCGGCGGGCTGCTTCACCGTCACGGCCATGGTCGAGTCGCGCGACGACCCCGAGGCCGTGGCCGTGGTCGCCGCCCAGGTCGCCCGCTTCGAGGACGGGCTCCACGCCGCCCTGGCCGAGGCCCGCGCCGGCGGCGAGCTGCGCCCCGACGCCGACCCCCGCCGCCTGGCCCGCACCATCACCACCGCCATGTACGGCCTGGGCCTGGTGGTGCGTCTGCCCGATTCGGCCGGCCGCATCGCCGACACGGTGGCCACCCTGCTGGCGCTGCTGGACGAGGCCGCCGCCGGGCGGTCCGGTTGACGCTGCCCGCCGTCCGGTGGTACGTTGGCGGCCGGTGAAACCTCTCGCTCGTCTCACCTTGGCAGGACGTGAACCGACCGGTCCGCCGGCGCTCCACCCGGGACGTCGCCGTGTGCCCGGTCCACAACCGGATGTTTCGGGTCCGATTTCCCTGGGGGCACCATGGTCGGCAAGACGCTGCTGCACTACGAGATCCGCGCGCAGATCGGTCGCGGGGGCATGGGTGAGGTCTTCGCCGCCCACGACACGAAGCTGGGGCGCGACGTCGCCCTGAAGATCCTGCCCGCCGAACTGACCGGCGACCCGGAACGCGAAGCCCGCTTCCACCGCGAGGCGCGGGCCCTGGCCAGCCTGCAGCACCCCAACGTGGCCTCGGTGTACGGCTTCGAGGAGGCCGACGGGATCCGCTTCCTGGTCATGGAGCTGGTGTCCGGCACGGAGCTGACGACACGCATGGCCGCGGGCGCCCTGCCCGCCGACGAGGTGCGCCGCCTCGCGCGCCAGCTCGCCGCCGGACTCGAGGCCGCCCACGAGAGCGGCATCGTGCACCGCGACCTCAAGCCGGCCAACGTCATGGTCAGCGACGACGGCGAGGTGAAGATCCTCGACTTCGGCCTGGCCCAGGCCTGGCTCGGCGACAGCCCGAACCAGTCCGAGTCGTCGGCCATGCCCACCATCACCGCGGCCATGACCCAGGTGGGCGCCATCCTGGGCACCGCCGCCTACATGAGTCCGGAGCAGGCGCGCGGCGTGAACGTCGACCGGCGCACCGACATCTGGGCCTTCGGCGTCATCCTCTTCGAGATGCTCACCGGCGAGCAGCTCTTCCAGGGCGAGACCGTGAGCGACACCCTGGCCGCCGTGCTGCGCAAGGATCCCGAGTGGGACCGGCTGCCCGTGGACGAGGCGCCCGAGCTGTGCCGGCTCGTCGAGCGCTGCCTCGAACGGAACCCGAAGCAGCGCCTGCGCGACATCGGCGAGGCGCGCATCTTCCTGCAGGACGGCGGGGAGAGCGGCACCAACCTGAGCTTCAGCATGCTCGGCGCGCGGCAGGCCGTGGTGGAGGTCGAGCGCCGGCGCCCGGTGTGGGTGCTGGTGGCGATCGCGGCCGCGGCCCTGCTGGTGGGGACGGGCCTGGGCTGGAAGGTGCTGTCCCGGCCCGCGCCGGCGCCGGTGATCCACGCCATGGTGCCGCCGCCGCCGGGAGGCGAGTACGCCCTGGAGCAGTCCGCCCCGGGGGCCGTCGCCGTGTCGCCGGACGGCACCATGATCGCCTACTGCGCCCGGGTCGACGGGGCCAAACGCCTGATGCTGCGCCGTCTGGACCAGGGCGAGGCCGTCGCCCTGTCCGGCACCGAGGAGGCGGCCTACCCCTTCTGGTCGGCCGACAGCCGCTCCATCGGGTTCTTCATCGTGCAGGACCAGAAGCTGCGCAAGGTGGCCGTGTCCGGCGGACCGCCGGTGACCCTCTGCGCGGCCAGCAACGGCAAGGGCGGCTCCTGGAACGCCGACGGCGAGATCATCTTCGCGGCGTCGGCCGGCAGCGGCATCAGCGTGGTGCCCGAGTCGGGCGGCGATCCGCGCGAGTTGACGAAGACCGGCAACGGCTACGATTCCCACCGGCATCCGCGCTTCCTGCCCGACGGCCGGCACTTCCTGTACACCGCGCGCACCAGCAGCGGGGGCGATGCGAACGCGGTCTTCCTGGCCTCCCTGGACACGACGTTCACGCCCCGCCAGATCGCGACCTCCGACAGCGACGCCGACTACGGTTCGGGCCACCTGCTCACCGTGCGCGAGGGCGTGCTGATGGCCACGCCGTTCACGCCGGACATGGAGAAGATCACCACGACCGGCACGCCCATCGTCGAGAACGTGCTGACCCTGGAAGGGGCGGCGCTGTCGGTCTTCTCGCCGGCGGCCTCGGGCATGCTGGCGTACCAGACCGGCACGGCGGCCGGGGGCGAGAAGCAGCTCTACTGGCGCGACCGGGAGACCGGGGCGCTGGTGGAGGTCGGGGAGCCGGGGCTGTTGTCCCACCCGTCCATCTCGCCCGACGGCACGAAGGCCCTGGTCGAGATGGACAGCGAGTCGGACTCGGGGATCGATCTGTGGCTGGTCGAGTTGGACACGGGGCTGCGCACGCGCTTCACCTTCGCCGCCGGCGACGAGATCCGGCCGGTCTGGACACCGGACGGGAGCAGGGTCATCTACCAGGCCGGGCCGGCCGGGGCCTTCCAGCTGATCGAGCAGCCGGTCGAGGGACAGGGGGGAGCGGCGATCCTCTTCGAGTCGAAAGACGAGGTCGGGCCGACGGACGTCAGCCCCGACGGCCGCCATCTCCTGTTCAACAGGACGCCCGAGGGCTCCGACGTCTTCTCGATGTGGCGCCTGGACCTGACCGGGGCGGAACCGGAGCCGGTCGAGGTGTACTCTCTGCCCGACCAGAATTCCGGCGGCGGGACGTATTCCCCGGATGGCCGCTGGATCGCGTTCCACCACATCACGCCGCAGGGGCTCGACGTCTTCGTCATCCCCGCCGCCGGGGGCGCGCGCAAGTGGCAGATCTCCACCGACGGGCGGGTGTATCCCATCTGGGCGGCCGGAGGCACCGAGCTGTGGACCGTCGGATTCGACGGCGAACTGCTCGTCTTCACCGTCGACGGCAGCGGCGACACCTTCCGGGTGCGCGGCTCGAGCACCTCGCTGCGGGTCGAAGGGCCGACCTACGACGGCAACACCTACGACCTGGACCCGAACGGCGGCCGGCTGCTCGATGCCGCCGACAACCAGGCGGTCCGGTCCGAGTCCTCGCTGATCCAGTTCGTGACCGACTGGCAGCGCGGGCTGATGAGGTA
This window of the bacterium genome carries:
- a CDS encoding carboxypeptidase regulatory-like domain-containing protein — encoded protein: MKGIAPHHAAIRLPRIRPQHLGPPACALALVVLLMLGAGCRDEAPVAPPGGDEPPEINFAFLPTAQGQRITTRDTLRFLVTTDAPAGCTCAWRLGDDPVSATEAYTFVPSAPGIDTLRVAAAVDRATSTYYWVIETVEFDVPLPPVVPLITAREGTAPGEAIVTWQQVVDAEVRVVGYAFAASPDGPLTEENWEQNEQGRVPFVPETPFYVEILDGEAGLVPGQMAWFYVRSYDVYGRLSRLGNSARTRVPGEWWLSGSLVDGAGAPVAGQEVRVDGDRLGVLSAADGTFRLGPLLDLDPTGAIRVVGSDIPDEGWCGFTSGALDTMSGNDVRIVMLPRRDLADGCDFYEGEWLPFFRHMTNTRIVATDPAASLLWSWPEYPVDVWVPEGSGFSGLDFAAAMRAAMATWNLHLGEEYLREAADEASADVICEYVDDLPGAFGKVTLTAPAGYNLSEIIPQRMLLRLDRGITGQDVLDIVTLHELGHVLGLANHVACGNGGYLMTLGLAVANLDLPVPIHIDELDAVRALRQLPQGTNMALYRVGP
- a CDS encoding TetR/AcrR family transcriptional regulator, translating into MPRPRSFDADEVLAGAVAMFRAHGYERTSVPELTERLGICRQSLYATFGDKRGLYLQALAAWGRDEVDGKLALLAAEGSPLAHVRTLVRGFAALASTCPAAGCFTVTAMVESRDDPEAVAVVAAQVARFEDGLHAALAEARAGGELRPDADPRRLARTITTAMYGLGLVVRLPDSAGRIADTVATLLALLDEAAAGRSG
- a CDS encoding sulfotransferase family 2 domain-containing protein, with protein sequence MSAAPDTPVVFIHIAKTAGTSLTRVLQEHLPADRLAVRTHRPLATLPTADHARTVAVIREPLDRLVSAFAWLGGRPSVLWRGAVGNPDLAAELGLDRFAGPADFLDHFDAFYDDHVRPWADGLAAADRRLGDLMAFGHFNLFVPQHRYLVDARDDLAVGHLLRFEHLADDTAAWLDRVAPGHGPIVWPHLYPSRREPAAALASPRALAAVRDIYAADYALPGMAPSPAPIAAREPSPGLPPLARAVARAAAA
- a CDS encoding alkene reductase gives rise to the protein MSPSSPSLFDAVRVGPLSLANRIAMAPMTRSKAGPGRIATPLMAAYYTQRAGAGLLITEATSVSTQGNGWVGAPGIYTDEQEASWRQVTDAVHAAGGRIFLQLWHMGRASHSDFHDGELPVSASAVRLEGDGIHTPAGRKPYETPRALAREEMALVVADYAAAAARAERAGFDGVEVHAANGYLLDQFLQSKTNHRTDAYGGSVENRYRLLGEVVVACLEAFAPGRVGVRLSPNGAFNDMGSPDFRAQFTYAATQLGKLDLAYLHVVDGLAFGFHQLGDPMTLEDFRAVFPGTLIGACGYDRDTAAAAVARGAADLIAVGRPFITNPDLPARWRHGWPEAPLSDMATWYAPGQDPAGYTEYPAYAEDGTDG
- a CDS encoding NupC/NupG family nucleoside CNT transporter, which gives rise to MQNLVSLLGIFVLLGLAWASSNNRRRFPWRVVGWGLGLQFLLAVLLLRTPWGQVVFGAARSFVTRLLGFTDAGAAFMWGNLYRTGEDLVAFANPEAGYIQVTNSVSGQLMPIGTVFVIHILPTIIFFSSLMALMYHLGLMQRIITGVAWVMQRTMGTSGSESLSCAANIFVGQTEAPFVIQPYLPTMTRSELMAVMVGGFATVAGGVMAAYVRFGIDAGHLLSASVMSAPAALVVAKIMFPETEPSPTRGTVDLQVPREYANVLDAAAGGAGVGLRLAANVGAMLLAFIALVAMVNYGLGWVGLSLEKIFGWVFSPVAWVMGVPWAEAHVFGNLLGTKIAVNEFMGYIALGDAMHAGTLSPRSVVIATYALCGFANFSSIAIQIGGIGTIAPGRRADVAALGLRAMFGGALASWLTATIAGVLVG
- a CDS encoding protein kinase codes for the protein MVGKTLLHYEIRAQIGRGGMGEVFAAHDTKLGRDVALKILPAELTGDPEREARFHREARALASLQHPNVASVYGFEEADGIRFLVMELVSGTELTTRMAAGALPADEVRRLARQLAAGLEAAHESGIVHRDLKPANVMVSDDGEVKILDFGLAQAWLGDSPNQSESSAMPTITAAMTQVGAILGTAAYMSPEQARGVNVDRRTDIWAFGVILFEMLTGEQLFQGETVSDTLAAVLRKDPEWDRLPVDEAPELCRLVERCLERNPKQRLRDIGEARIFLQDGGESGTNLSFSMLGARQAVVEVERRRPVWVLVAIAAAALLVGTGLGWKVLSRPAPAPVIHAMVPPPPGGEYALEQSAPGAVAVSPDGTMIAYCARVDGAKRLMLRRLDQGEAVALSGTEEAAYPFWSADSRSIGFFIVQDQKLRKVAVSGGPPVTLCAASNGKGGSWNADGEIIFAASAGSGISVVPESGGDPRELTKTGNGYDSHRHPRFLPDGRHFLYTARTSSGGDANAVFLASLDTTFTPRQIATSDSDADYGSGHLLTVREGVLMATPFTPDMEKITTTGTPIVENVLTLEGAALSVFSPAASGMLAYQTGTAAGGEKQLYWRDRETGALVEVGEPGLLSHPSISPDGTKALVEMDSESDSGIDLWLVELDTGLRTRFTFAAGDEIRPVWTPDGSRVIYQAGPAGAFQLIEQPVEGQGGAAILFESKDEVGPTDVSPDGRHLLFNRTPEGSDVFSMWRLDLTGAEPEPVEVYSLPDQNSGGGTYSPDGRWIAFHHITPQGLDVFVIPAAGGARKWQISTDGRVYPIWAAGGTELWTVGFDGELLVFTVDGSGDTFRVRGSSTSLRVEGPTYDGNTYDLDPNGGRLLDAADNQAVRSESSLIQFVTDWQRGLMR
- a CDS encoding thioesterase family protein; the encoded protein is MPRVQLQPLDAYPFRMHQSVRTTDLNYGGHLGNDRLLSLVHEARVAWLASHGWSELDCAGASLIMADAAVVYQGEGFAGDELAFELGAVEAGRSGFRLACRVTRPRPDGGADPIALVETGLVSFDYAARRIARLPAAVAAVCGEP